The following proteins are encoded in a genomic region of Zymoseptoria tritici IPO323 chromosome 16, whole genome shotgun sequence:
- a CDS encoding uncharacterized protein (Probable Mycosphaerella-specific small protein. Unknown function) yields the protein MVRSTMATALTLLSSLSIAWAFTNCWCDFSDRRHDIQARAGATKNACGRAVAADPVRWQTNYLPGDTYCYYTYDELPAGPGYDAFHDSCVAGTEYKHNVCNVGLDCVCSTRITLGTLVSPDSYLHVLLSNSSALRSDPPCLPLSDTFADALSDTSAGILSDTLADNLHRVLAHNHTSDTVRLIMPRKMVKKQAELVKRVQHPVSKDTLGRAIPPKRVNKKMKLVKSPQDQISSDSSSGRTTTDSRLLALPPELRNQIFRHVVKYDYKHIIVTPQGYDRPPLLETCKMIRKDALKLFYYTNEFYGYIFEYDYTPIAKFFALREANNIRTYVYFTLELQGVPNWNNLVDWVKREHGAKFSPIKGIPEREGNEVRIILRGFFAMAIAMRGQEWEEVEARLHAARPALIALDRNWALKRCRDKEWKGKAKLPTGSGHWL from the exons ATGGTGCGGTCTACCATGGCCACTGCGCTTACATTGCTCTCGAGCCTCTCGAT TGCTTGGGCGTTTACAAACTGCTGGTGCGATTTCAGCGACCGCCGTCATGATATCCAGGCACGGGCCGGAGCGACCAAGAATGCTTGCGGCCGAGCCGTAGCTGCCGATCCAGTCCGTTGGCAGACAAACTATCTGCCAGGCGACACATAC TGCTACTACACCTACGACGAACTCCCCGCCGGACCCGGCTACGATGCATTCCACGATTCGTGTGTCGCGGGTACAGAGTACAAACACAACGTCTG TAATGTCGGACTGGATTGTGTCTGTTCCACTCGCATAACGCTCGGTACACTGGTATCTCCGGACAGCTACCTACATGTCCTTCT GTCGAACAGCTCCGCTCTCCGCTCTGATCCTCCGTGCCTTCCGCTCTCCGACACTTTCGCCGACGCACTCTCCGATACTTCCGCCGGCATCCTCTCCGACACCCTCGCCGACAATCTCCACCGAGTGCTCGCGCACAATCATACCAGCGACACCGTGAGGCTCATCATGCCACGCAAGATGGTCAAGAAGCAGGCGGAATTGGTCAAGAGGGTACAACACCCAGTGAGCAAGGACACCCTCGGACGTGCCATACCACCCAAGAGGGTCAACAAGAAGATGAAATTGGTCAAGAGTCCGCAGGACCAA ATCTCTTCGGATTCGTCTTCCGGTCGCACAACGACAGACTCACGTCTGCTTGCTCTGCCGCCGGAATTGAGGAATCAGATATTCCGCCATGTGGTCAAGTACGACTACAAACACATCATCGTCACGCCGCAGGGCTATGATCGTCCACCACTGCTGGAGACATGCAAGATGATTCGCAAAGATGCTCTCAAACTCTT CTACTACACCAATGAGTTTTACGGCTACATCTTCGAGTACGACTACACCCCAATCGCCAAATTCTTCGCTCTCCGCGAAGCCAACAACATCAGGACGTATGTCTACTTCACGCTCGAACTCCAAGGTGTACCCAACTGGAACAATCTGGTCGACTGGGTAAAGCGCGAACACGGAGCGAAGTTCAGCCCGATAAAAGGCATACCGGAGCGTGAAGGGAACGAAGTGCGGATCATTCTTCGAGGATTTTTCGCGATGGCAATAGCTATGCGAGGACAAGAGtgggaggaagtggaggcgAGACTGCATGCTGCAAGACCGGCCCTGATCGCTCTGGACAGGAACTGGGCTCTGAAGAGGTGTCGAGACAAAGAATGGAAGGGCAAGGCGAAGCTCCCCACAGGCAGTGGGCACTGGCTTTGA